The following are encoded together in the Pseudoalteromonas shioyasakiensis genome:
- a CDS encoding DP-EP family protein, whose protein sequence is MSEGKVYNFTVNIELDSNKKAVFTYFQDGQQVSGGGVVTERDSLGIYTLNEETQKRGFLFSAATFSNHEGDCAKDFSYEVTNAGTVINISDTDENNGTACMIFTVSCNGEEYQSEDPQVENKDRV, encoded by the coding sequence ATGAGTGAAGGTAAAGTTTACAATTTCACAGTAAATATTGAATTAGATAGCAACAAAAAAGCTGTATTTACATACTTCCAAGATGGTCAACAAGTATCTGGTGGTGGGGTTGTTACAGAAAGAGATAGTCTTGGTATTTACACCCTAAATGAAGAAACTCAAAAAAGAGGGTTCTTATTTTCTGCCGCTACTTTTAGTAATCATGAGGGTGACTGTGCTAAAGATTTCAGTTACGAGGTTACAAACGCTGGCACGGTAATCAATATTTCAGATACCGACGAAAACAATGGCACAGCATGTATGATTTTCACGGTTAGCTGCAATGGTGAAGAATATCAAAGCGAAGACCCGCAAGTCGAAAATAAAGACCGAGTGTAG
- a CDS encoding MFS transporter, producing the protein MTNVANSQGNASTFTILIVLALGTFILGLSEFSMMPMLPLISETFSSTPAQSGYAISAYAIGVVVGAPLFMITTANMRKRNALLMFVSMMFLFNGLSAFANSLEQLILFRFLSGLPHGAYFAAAILLAADIAPADKRASFMSKVFMGLTIATIVGVPMVTLVGQNFSWRYCLAGTAVLALVALVLIVKYVPNVKNTAPTSILDELSVLKNKLVWTILGIIIIGFGGVFCVYTYIADTILEVTHTPAYTISIAMIMFGIGCTLGNYVLGKAADHSPLKTTGAALIAAVVFAASYVSASHNIWLLYAVIFFIGFSVGLGTVIQSLLMDVSPQGHAMIGALVQCAFNTANAIGPWLGGMAIAEGALPSQTGYVSAALFLGGFLMWSLSAMQMKKLRVES; encoded by the coding sequence ATGACTAACGTAGCCAACTCCCAAGGCAACGCAAGCACGTTTACCATTCTGATAGTATTGGCTTTAGGCACATTCATTTTAGGCCTATCAGAGTTTTCTATGATGCCAATGTTGCCCCTGATCAGCGAAACATTTTCGTCTACGCCAGCGCAAAGTGGTTATGCCATCAGTGCTTACGCGATAGGCGTAGTCGTCGGTGCGCCGCTATTTATGATCACAACCGCCAACATGCGTAAGCGCAATGCACTGTTGATGTTTGTCAGCATGATGTTTTTATTCAATGGCTTAAGTGCTTTTGCAAACTCACTTGAGCAACTTATTTTATTTCGATTTTTAAGTGGTTTACCACACGGTGCCTACTTCGCCGCTGCTATTTTATTGGCTGCCGACATTGCCCCTGCCGATAAACGCGCAAGCTTTATGTCAAAAGTATTTATGGGTTTAACCATTGCTACTATCGTTGGTGTGCCCATGGTCACCCTAGTGGGGCAAAACTTTAGCTGGCGTTATTGTTTGGCAGGTACCGCTGTACTTGCGTTAGTTGCCTTGGTATTGATTGTGAAATACGTACCTAACGTAAAAAATACCGCGCCAACATCGATTCTCGATGAGTTAAGTGTATTAAAGAACAAGCTCGTATGGACCATTCTAGGTATCATCATTATTGGTTTTGGTGGTGTATTTTGTGTTTACACTTACATTGCCGACACTATTTTAGAAGTCACCCATACCCCTGCTTACACTATCTCTATTGCTATGATCATGTTCGGTATTGGCTGTACTTTAGGTAACTATGTATTAGGTAAAGCCGCCGACCACTCACCGCTGAAAACCACAGGCGCAGCGCTGATTGCTGCTGTGGTATTTGCAGCCAGTTATGTAAGCGCAAGCCATAATATTTGGCTGTTATACGCGGTGATTTTCTTTATTGGTTTTAGTGTTGGTTTAGGTACCGTGATCCAATCTTTATTAATGGATGTGTCACCACAAGGGCATGCCATGATTGGTGCGCTAGTACAGTGTGCGTTTAATACAGCCAATGCGATTGGCCCTTGGCTTGGCGGCATGGCTATTGCCGAAGGTGCACTCCCTAGTCAAACAGGCTATGTTTCGGCGGCACTATTCTTAGGTGGCTTTTTAATGTGGTCGTTAAGTGCAATGCAGATGAAAAAACTACGAGTCGAAAGTTAG
- a CDS encoding ATP-binding protein, with protein MFGLNAISNKRMLNNVFEDIDNEAFNRIATEISLQYQQTGSIGMFIDSKALWYELINRNFHSSRLLFSPNSPKPGESGPFLLNGPPEKRMQNKAMPPPDDFGVPPSFDQPPEFDPSTEFNEPANFADMHEPPPHNKPMADDFMPFEKRLSLLDEKGEILIAGNTETEVVNEQEITHNGDVVAVLQLHANRNHVSALTQHYLNTQINISLWTAGVGLLIALLFSYLLARHFTNPISQLKKGAKALAEREFETKITVNSSDEFATLADDFNRIATELRRFESQQSQWLMDISHELRTPLTILEGELEAINDGIIEPNQKAISSLQEEVALLSRLVNDLHKVSSLDRHSFNYHMETIDFNALVALQAHKYAFKFQSKNITLNATLPEQTVMVLADQNRITQVLQNILENNLRYTDEQQKVWLDLTVSNHHVFLSVEDSGPGVPDEALEKLFDRLYRTDSSRNRKTGGFGLGLAICQTIVEAHLGKINATKSRLGGLCITLKLPLAEAQ; from the coding sequence ATGTTTGGTCTGAATGCAATTTCCAATAAGCGTATGCTCAATAATGTATTTGAAGATATAGATAACGAAGCATTTAACCGAATAGCCACTGAAATTAGCCTGCAGTATCAGCAAACGGGTTCGATTGGGATGTTTATCGATTCTAAAGCCCTGTGGTATGAGTTAATTAACCGTAATTTTCATTCAAGCCGTTTATTGTTTTCGCCCAATAGCCCAAAACCAGGAGAGTCCGGCCCTTTTCTATTAAATGGGCCTCCTGAAAAGCGCATGCAAAACAAGGCGATGCCACCTCCCGATGACTTTGGGGTGCCACCATCGTTCGACCAGCCACCTGAATTTGACCCATCAACTGAGTTTAACGAGCCTGCAAACTTTGCTGACATGCATGAGCCGCCACCTCACAATAAACCCATGGCTGATGACTTCATGCCCTTTGAAAAACGCCTAAGTTTGCTTGATGAAAAAGGCGAAATATTGATTGCAGGCAATACCGAAACTGAGGTCGTGAACGAGCAAGAAATCACCCACAATGGCGACGTTGTTGCGGTGCTTCAGCTGCATGCTAACCGCAATCATGTCAGCGCACTGACTCAGCATTACCTTAATACACAAATTAATATCAGTTTGTGGACAGCAGGGGTTGGTTTGTTAATTGCGTTATTGTTTAGTTACTTACTCGCACGTCATTTTACTAACCCTATTTCGCAGCTGAAAAAAGGCGCAAAAGCCCTTGCAGAGCGAGAGTTTGAGACCAAAATAACCGTCAATAGTAGTGATGAATTTGCGACCTTAGCGGATGATTTTAATCGTATTGCCACAGAGCTCAGACGCTTTGAATCGCAGCAAAGCCAATGGCTCATGGATATTTCTCATGAACTACGCACGCCTTTAACTATTTTAGAGGGTGAACTAGAGGCTATTAACGATGGCATTATCGAACCAAACCAAAAAGCAATAAGCTCACTGCAAGAAGAAGTGGCGCTGTTAAGCCGACTTGTGAACGACTTACATAAAGTCAGCTCACTCGACAGACACAGCTTTAACTATCACATGGAAACTATTGATTTTAATGCCTTGGTGGCCCTACAAGCGCATAAGTATGCGTTTAAATTTCAATCCAAAAACATCACGCTAAATGCCACCTTACCAGAGCAAACGGTGATGGTTTTGGCCGACCAAAATCGTATTACACAAGTTCTACAAAACATTTTAGAAAATAATTTACGCTATACCGATGAACAGCAAAAAGTCTGGTTAGATTTAACCGTGTCTAACCATCATGTGTTTTTGTCGGTAGAAGATTCAGGCCCCGGTGTTCCTGATGAGGCCCTTGAAAAACTATTTGATCGTTTATATCGCACCGATAGCTCTCGTAACAGAAAAACCGGCGGTTTTGGCTTAGGCTTGGCAATTTGCCAAACAATTGTTGAAGCCCATCTGGGAAAAATTAATGCAACTAAAAGCCGTTTAGGCGGTCTGTGTATAACGTTAAAACTCCCGCTTGCAGAGGCGCAATAA
- a CDS encoding helix-turn-helix transcriptional regulator translates to MKNRLKVLRAEHNYTQAKLAELLDVSRQTINAIEKGKFDPSLPLAFKAARLFNLSIEEIFQDE, encoded by the coding sequence ATGAAAAACCGCTTGAAAGTGCTCCGTGCTGAGCACAACTATACCCAAGCGAAACTCGCAGAGCTTTTGGATGTGTCTAGGCAAACCATTAATGCGATTGAAAAAGGTAAATTTGACCCAAGTTTGCCATTAGCATTTAAAGCCGCGCGTTTATTTAACCTGAGTATCGAAGAGATATTTCAGGATGAATAA
- a CDS encoding TonB-dependent receptor plug domain-containing protein, with protein MTIFKKVPLQLAIASTLATSVTAIAAEQTTDNTVQDVEVISVTGTRRSLRSISESTVPVDLLTSRDLSSTGQLDMSQVLASQLPSFNYPSATIADGTDHAKPAVLRGLAPDHTLVLINGKRRHAGALLNLNGTVGRGSTAVDLNNIPTSAIKRVEILRDGAAAQYGSDAIAGVINIVLKDADEGGSVSYTYGEYDTQMAGSPQLLNTTTDSEGNLSFETGSDREVNDGITRTASANAGFALGDNGFINVSIESRNNEPTNRSGFDAREQYSRDENGDLDSREFDFDRYNHRFGKADIEDFALFYNLGYEFDNSLSLYSFASYSNRKGNSGGFYRRAKDSRNLTEVYPDGFLPQIDTDVDDYSFAIGLNGETNDWAWDVSSNYGRNDFGIGVSNSLNTSMGVSSPTEFDDGSLVYEQYLVNMDASNTLDLGLPDDVFVTIGAEYRHENYQIKAGETASYLTVLDDDGNPVAAGGAQVLPGFSPESATDKSRHNIAVFAEFDTYLTTDWNLVLAGRFEDYSDFGSTFTSKLASRYSINESLSLRGAISTGFRAPSLAQTSYKSVSTVFENGVPNEVGLFPVDEPAAQALGARDLDAEESVNMTAGFIFTQGGFSLTLDAYRIEIDDRIVLSENLSGPEVEAILAEAGEVNTQRVRYFTNAIDSRTQGVDIVATYSLGLESYGDLRLSAAVNFNDTEVTHVKENPAELEALGDSYEYFSRREITRFEKGTPADKWNLSATWDYENFQTTLRATRYGEVVDTASSEDGDEVLDAKWIADLEVAYRPDEQWKFALGANNLFDQYPQDTVSNIGYSDFNQIFPYSGFAPYSLDGRFIYGNITYSF; from the coding sequence ATGACAATTTTTAAAAAAGTACCTTTGCAACTCGCTATTGCAAGTACGCTAGCTACATCAGTGACTGCAATCGCTGCTGAGCAAACAACTGACAACACCGTTCAAGATGTTGAAGTTATTTCTGTTACAGGTACTCGCCGTAGCCTTCGTAGCATTTCTGAAAGTACCGTGCCTGTCGATTTATTAACAAGCCGCGATCTATCAAGCACAGGCCAGCTTGATATGAGCCAAGTATTGGCATCACAATTACCAAGCTTTAACTACCCAAGTGCCACCATTGCTGATGGCACTGACCACGCGAAACCAGCTGTTTTACGTGGCCTTGCTCCGGATCACACATTAGTGCTGATCAATGGTAAACGCCGCCATGCCGGTGCATTATTAAACTTAAATGGTACGGTTGGCCGTGGTTCAACGGCAGTAGATCTAAATAATATTCCTACTTCTGCAATTAAACGTGTTGAAATTCTGCGTGATGGCGCTGCAGCTCAATATGGTTCTGACGCGATTGCCGGTGTGATCAATATTGTATTAAAAGATGCCGATGAAGGCGGTAGCGTGAGCTACACATACGGTGAATACGACACACAAATGGCAGGCTCTCCTCAGCTACTAAACACTACAACGGATAGCGAAGGCAACTTAAGCTTTGAAACTGGCAGCGACCGTGAAGTAAACGACGGCATTACGCGCACAGCAAGTGCTAATGCGGGCTTTGCACTAGGCGATAATGGCTTTATTAACGTGTCGATTGAGTCACGTAATAACGAGCCAACAAACCGCTCTGGCTTTGATGCACGTGAGCAATATAGCCGTGATGAGAATGGCGATTTAGATTCACGTGAATTTGACTTTGACCGCTATAACCACCGCTTTGGTAAAGCCGATATCGAAGACTTCGCGCTTTTTTATAACCTAGGTTATGAGTTTGATAACTCGCTGTCGCTTTACTCATTTGCAAGTTACTCAAACCGTAAAGGTAACTCAGGTGGTTTTTATCGTCGCGCCAAAGATTCTCGTAACTTAACTGAAGTGTATCCTGACGGTTTCTTACCGCAAATTGATACCGATGTAGATGATTACTCATTTGCAATTGGCTTAAATGGCGAAACCAATGATTGGGCTTGGGATGTAAGCAGCAATTATGGTCGCAACGATTTTGGTATTGGCGTAAGCAACAGCTTAAATACCTCGATGGGTGTTAGCAGCCCAACAGAATTTGATGATGGCTCGCTTGTTTATGAACAATACTTGGTGAACATGGATGCTAGCAACACACTAGACTTAGGTTTACCTGATGATGTGTTTGTTACGATTGGTGCTGAGTATCGTCACGAAAACTACCAAATCAAAGCAGGTGAAACAGCCTCTTACCTAACTGTATTAGATGACGATGGCAACCCAGTTGCTGCCGGTGGCGCGCAAGTGTTACCTGGTTTCTCACCAGAAAGTGCAACAGATAAAAGCCGTCATAACATTGCGGTATTTGCAGAGTTTGATACTTACCTAACGACAGATTGGAACCTTGTTTTAGCAGGTCGTTTTGAAGATTACAGTGATTTTGGTAGTACCTTTACCTCAAAACTTGCTTCGCGCTACAGCATTAACGAGTCGCTGTCATTACGTGGTGCAATTAGCACAGGTTTCAGAGCGCCTTCACTGGCCCAAACATCGTATAAATCAGTAAGCACTGTTTTTGAAAATGGTGTACCAAATGAAGTAGGTTTATTCCCTGTTGATGAACCTGCAGCGCAAGCACTGGGAGCTCGTGATTTAGACGCTGAAGAGTCAGTTAATATGACGGCGGGTTTCATCTTTACGCAAGGCGGCTTTAGCTTAACCCTTGATGCGTATCGCATTGAAATTGACGACCGTATCGTATTGTCTGAAAACTTAAGCGGCCCAGAAGTTGAAGCGATTTTAGCCGAAGCAGGCGAAGTAAATACGCAGCGCGTTCGTTACTTTACTAATGCCATTGATTCACGTACGCAAGGCGTTGATATTGTTGCGACCTACTCATTAGGTTTAGAAAGCTATGGTGATTTACGCTTAAGTGCAGCAGTTAACTTTAACGACACAGAAGTGACACATGTTAAAGAAAACCCAGCAGAGCTAGAAGCCCTTGGCGATAGCTACGAGTATTTTTCTCGTCGTGAAATCACACGCTTTGAAAAAGGCACACCAGCCGATAAATGGAACCTATCTGCAACATGGGATTATGAAAACTTCCAAACGACATTACGAGCAACTCGTTATGGTGAAGTAGTTGACACTGCAAGCAGTGAAGATGGTGATGAAGTACTTGACGCTAAATGGATTGCTGACTTAGAAGTGGCTTACCGCCCTGATGAGCAGTGGAAGTTCGCATTAGGCGCTAATAACCTGTTTGATCAGTATCCTCAAGATACTGTAAGTAATATTGGTTATAGCGATTTCAACCAAATTTTCCCTTATAGTGGCTTTGCGCCATACAGCTTAGATGGCCGTTTTATTTACGGTAACATCACTTATAGCTTCTAA
- a CDS encoding dioxygenase family protein, with translation MTLKPELYTRRKMLKTLGVSVAAVPMLAFLGCNSDTVSSTDITSDTDTSTDTDTSTDTDDTTTTNDSDYVSGTTALITDDFPDDSIFETSTACVLALTEATTEGPCYFQADSDEDISDGLMGLPMMLCLQLIDSDCNPLANYEISVWHCDTSGIYSGDTSSSSDSSRFAGDFCTDGDAEAEASTWYRGSLITDSSGRVNFKTHFPGWYSGRTIHIHFKVANNNNDYVISQFCFTDAFAKEICTTHSDYKSRGEQDTTLASNDNVFGSDYEQFILNTAQNSDGTLLAYHTIQIS, from the coding sequence ATGACTTTAAAACCTGAACTTTATACTCGTAGAAAAATGCTTAAAACATTAGGTGTTTCAGTTGCTGCTGTGCCTATGTTGGCATTTTTAGGCTGTAACTCAGATACAGTATCGTCAACAGATATAACATCAGACACCGATACATCAACAGATACAGACACCAGTACTGATACAGACGATACAACAACCACGAACGACAGTGATTATGTATCGGGCACAACAGCACTTATTACCGATGACTTTCCTGATGACAGTATTTTTGAAACATCAACAGCATGTGTGTTAGCACTTACTGAGGCAACAACCGAAGGCCCGTGTTACTTCCAAGCTGATTCAGACGAAGACATCTCTGATGGCCTAATGGGTTTACCTATGATGCTGTGCTTACAGTTAATCGATAGCGACTGTAACCCATTAGCAAATTACGAAATCTCGGTTTGGCACTGTGATACCAGCGGTATTTATTCGGGCGATACTAGCAGTAGTTCTGATAGCTCACGTTTTGCGGGTGATTTCTGTACTGATGGCGATGCCGAAGCTGAGGCAAGTACCTGGTATCGTGGTTCATTGATCACAGATAGCAGTGGTCGTGTGAACTTTAAAACGCATTTCCCAGGTTGGTACTCTGGCCGTACTATTCATATTCACTTTAAAGTAGCAAACAATAATAACGACTATGTAATTAGTCAGTTCTGTTTTACTGATGCGTTTGCAAAAGAAATTTGTACCACTCATAGCGATTACAAATCACGTGGTGAACAAGATACAACACTTGCTAGCAACGACAACGTGTTTGGTAGTGATTATGAGCAGTTTATTTTAAACACAGCACAAAATAGTGATGGCACTTTATTGGCGTATCACACTATTCAAATTAGTTAA
- a CDS encoding GGDEF domain-containing protein: MSTNKNEQPSTNKSEAKSALAQSINSEQLALIAQMFQNIPEGVFIINGQGTFEFANPMAAQLLGDNQEALIGQNILHYLHDTDRDKYMYTLLSWLDHKDSPISLGPNEVKINRADNKTLEADLCISSLPKNIAVVENLFICVLHDLSSHKEQYNRLIKQATTDHLTGLANRLTLEESLKENWQESVQTNQAISTILIDIDYFKLFNDRFGHVKGDKCLQKVASIIAESLPSRDCLASRYGGEEFAIILPRCQKDTAAAIAKHIQIKVNNMPFTDIGLPSDFRISVSQGIACEFNNQYRTSEALICAADTALYRAKTEGRNKISISA, from the coding sequence GTGTCTACTAATAAAAATGAACAACCAAGCACTAATAAATCAGAAGCGAAAAGCGCACTTGCGCAGTCTATCAATTCAGAGCAACTTGCGCTGATTGCCCAAATGTTTCAGAACATTCCTGAGGGAGTGTTTATCATTAATGGCCAAGGCACGTTTGAATTTGCAAACCCGATGGCGGCACAGCTTTTAGGTGACAATCAAGAAGCGTTAATCGGGCAAAACATTTTACATTACCTACACGACACCGACCGTGATAAATACATGTATACCCTACTAAGTTGGTTAGACCATAAAGACTCGCCGATAAGCCTTGGGCCAAACGAAGTTAAAATAAACCGCGCTGATAATAAAACCCTTGAGGCGGATTTATGTATATCGAGCCTACCAAAAAACATTGCCGTTGTAGAAAATTTATTTATTTGTGTATTACATGATTTATCATCACACAAAGAGCAATATAATCGTTTAATTAAACAGGCTACTACTGACCATTTAACCGGCCTTGCAAATAGATTAACCCTTGAAGAGTCATTAAAAGAAAACTGGCAAGAAAGCGTACAAACCAACCAAGCTATTAGCACTATATTAATCGACATTGATTACTTTAAATTATTCAATGACCGATTCGGTCATGTAAAAGGCGATAAATGCTTACAAAAAGTAGCAAGTATAATCGCAGAATCACTCCCTTCTCGCGATTGTTTAGCATCCCGTTATGGCGGTGAAGAGTTTGCCATTATATTACCCCGCTGCCAAAAAGACACGGCCGCCGCCATTGCTAAACACATTCAAATAAAAGTAAATAACATGCCATTTACTGATATAGGTTTACCAAGTGATTTTAGAATAAGTGTAAGCCAAGGAATTGCCTGTGAGTTTAATAATCAATATCGTACTTCAGAGGCATTAATTTGTGCAGCAGATACTGCTTTATACCGAGCAAAAACAGAGGGTAGAAATAAAATAAGCATTAGCGCTTAA
- a CDS encoding nSTAND1 domain-containing NTPase, whose product MNTALFFVGEWQVTPATNSIRRGEQTKHLEPKAMDVLLLLCEKQGELLTSEEIISHCWPNVALGDNPLHKVITQLRKAFDDKASDPHYIETIRKRGYRVIAEINFPLNEEQKASQTSWQGDSPFVGLSAFAPEQADVFFGRNKQIATLLQRVSAQIEFGRAFCLILGASGSGKSSLVNAGVLPALMSSNGYDGIRVHSYCQLDFADVSKERLLLDLASTLLDLEINDAPVLSDISADALAELLLTDPEQVISRCKAALAMLNAEHTTPYLFLFIDRLEVLLSSPLFSDDERNQLLALIERLATSGCMIIFSACRNDFYPQVVSQPSLMAGKANGAHFDLLAPTRSELKQMIRLPALAAGLSWQHHPEHHTPLDEQLCNDTANNPDALPMLQYTLQQLYLQRSPDNELLFSEYQALGTIEGAIGQKAEQVFCQLPKDQQTELAAVLSKLITLNPDGETLTSRAAHWSELTSPAATKLVQAMVDSRLFVSHLKNEQACFSLAHEPLLRHWQRAIDWVQEHQQSLAIQSRVQLATERWLLEHKHSDFLLAQGKPLQEAQSLVKNPMFSLSSDEQALIKASNNKAKRKKRMLQITAATLVCLTFIATFMSVRSYHAEQVAKQKRQEAESLLGFMVGEFADKLRSVKRMDLLDGISNKALEYFSNQDEEAASLFDFSDKQAEFNNRFQYAQTLEAMGEVAYSRGKTDEAFTAFENARTRLESLLKIQPNNLDVLMLAGANAFWLGQLHYDNSDYYATEPWFKRYQEYSEKMYQLAPNDFNSIMELSYSHNSLGSLYLKQFNYALAKQSFTESLKLKNQALVLKPNNKNLLRDKTDTISWIATTEENLGHFNEALKIFEHAENETNKMLTKYPADASVLTSLAYKHIQQSYLLSYFPDKSKSYEKAKQATETINKARLQDVQNKTIERTYYQFLAYQLSLSDNPNIDNRVSEIIEFLDTNKSSNSQIISIKTSLIEYLINRKNINRALVILKSLDENNILPSALDIENVRLHTRILLIKARLAKSQQEKNALCENAATTLNKISKKTKSINFTFPLIQAYTCLNKSHEIEATIVPVKKLGIINFQL is encoded by the coding sequence ATGAATACGGCACTGTTTTTCGTTGGCGAATGGCAAGTTACTCCGGCCACTAATTCAATCAGGCGCGGTGAACAAACAAAGCATCTTGAACCCAAGGCGATGGATGTATTACTGCTGCTTTGCGAAAAACAAGGTGAGCTACTAACAAGTGAAGAAATTATCAGCCATTGCTGGCCAAATGTAGCGCTGGGTGACAACCCCCTACATAAAGTGATCACCCAATTACGTAAAGCCTTTGACGATAAAGCAAGCGATCCGCATTACATAGAAACCATTCGTAAACGTGGTTATCGGGTTATTGCCGAAATCAACTTTCCACTCAACGAAGAACAAAAAGCCAGCCAAACCAGTTGGCAAGGTGATTCGCCCTTTGTTGGCTTAAGTGCGTTTGCACCAGAGCAAGCCGATGTATTTTTTGGTCGTAACAAACAAATTGCCACTTTGCTACAGCGAGTGTCGGCTCAAATTGAGTTTGGTCGCGCCTTTTGCTTAATTTTAGGCGCCAGTGGTTCAGGTAAATCGTCGTTAGTTAACGCAGGTGTATTGCCCGCTTTAATGTCGAGTAATGGCTACGATGGCATTAGAGTACACAGTTACTGCCAACTCGACTTTGCCGATGTCAGCAAAGAGCGCTTACTGCTTGATTTAGCCTCAACCTTGCTCGATTTAGAAATAAACGACGCACCTGTACTTAGCGATATAAGCGCCGATGCGTTGGCTGAATTGTTATTAACAGATCCAGAACAGGTTATTTCCCGCTGTAAAGCAGCACTTGCAATGCTAAATGCAGAGCACACTACGCCCTATTTATTTTTATTTATCGACCGGCTCGAAGTACTATTGTCATCGCCGCTATTTAGCGATGACGAGCGCAACCAGCTGTTAGCTCTTATTGAGCGCTTAGCAACAAGTGGCTGCATGATCATTTTTAGTGCCTGTCGTAATGACTTTTACCCGCAAGTAGTGAGTCAACCAAGTTTAATGGCAGGTAAAGCCAATGGCGCACACTTTGATTTATTAGCGCCAACTCGCTCTGAGCTTAAGCAAATGATCCGTTTGCCAGCACTTGCAGCAGGCTTAAGTTGGCAACATCACCCAGAGCATCACACACCGCTTGATGAACAACTTTGTAACGATACTGCCAATAACCCTGATGCATTGCCAATGCTGCAATACACCTTGCAGCAGCTTTACTTGCAGCGAAGCCCAGACAACGAATTATTGTTTTCTGAATACCAAGCCCTTGGCACTATCGAAGGAGCCATCGGCCAAAAAGCCGAACAGGTATTTTGCCAATTACCCAAAGACCAACAAACTGAACTTGCTGCAGTTCTTTCTAAGCTGATCACCTTAAACCCAGATGGCGAAACGCTCACTAGTCGTGCAGCACATTGGAGCGAATTAACCAGCCCTGCTGCAACCAAGCTTGTTCAGGCTATGGTCGATAGCCGCTTGTTTGTGTCGCACCTTAAAAATGAGCAAGCCTGCTTTAGCCTTGCCCACGAACCGCTGCTGCGCCATTGGCAACGCGCCATAGATTGGGTGCAAGAACACCAACAAAGCTTAGCAATTCAAAGTCGTGTGCAACTAGCCACCGAGCGCTGGCTGCTTGAACATAAACACAGCGACTTTTTATTAGCCCAAGGCAAACCGCTGCAAGAAGCACAAAGCCTAGTTAAAAACCCTATGTTTAGCTTATCGAGCGACGAACAAGCGTTAATTAAAGCTTCTAACAATAAAGCCAAACGTAAAAAACGCATGTTACAAATAACGGCTGCAACACTTGTGTGCTTAACCTTTATTGCTACATTTATGAGCGTGCGTAGCTACCATGCAGAGCAAGTAGCAAAACAAAAACGCCAAGAGGCTGAAAGTTTATTGGGCTTTATGGTTGGTGAATTTGCCGATAAACTCAGAAGCGTTAAGCGCATGGATTTACTGGATGGTATTAGCAACAAAGCCCTTGAGTATTTTTCCAACCAAGACGAAGAAGCAGCCTCGTTGTTTGACTTTAGCGATAAACAAGCCGAGTTTAATAACCGTTTTCAATACGCTCAAACCTTAGAGGCCATGGGCGAAGTCGCCTACTCTCGCGGCAAAACCGACGAAGCCTTCACCGCCTTTGAAAATGCGCGAACGCGCCTAGAATCATTACTAAAAATTCAACCCAACAACCTTGATGTTTTAATGCTCGCAGGGGCTAATGCATTTTGGCTTGGCCAATTACATTATGACAACAGCGACTACTATGCGACCGAACCTTGGTTTAAACGGTATCAAGAATACAGCGAAAAAATGTATCAGCTTGCCCCTAATGACTTTAATTCGATTATGGAGCTATCTTACTCGCACAATTCACTGGGTTCATTGTATTTAAAGCAGTTTAATTACGCGCTCGCAAAACAAAGCTTTACTGAGTCTTTAAAACTTAAAAACCAAGCCCTTGTGCTTAAACCTAATAACAAAAATTTATTACGCGATAAGACAGATACCATCAGTTGGATTGCAACTACAGAAGAAAACTTAGGGCATTTCAATGAAGCTCTCAAGATTTTTGAACATGCAGAAAATGAAACAAATAAAATGTTAACTAAGTATCCGGCCGATGCAAGTGTATTAACATCCTTAGCATATAAACATATCCAGCAAAGCTACTTACTAAGTTACTTCCCTGATAAATCAAAATCTTACGAAAAAGCAAAGCAAGCAACAGAAACGATTAACAAAGCAAGATTACAAGATGTTCAAAATAAAACTATTGAAAGAACATACTATCAGTTTCTAGCTTATCAACTTTCTCTCTCTGATAACCCTAATATAGATAATAGAGTTAGTGAAATAATAGAGTTTTTAGATACTAACAAGTCATCGAACAGTCAAATTATCAGTATAAAAACCAGCTTAATAGAATATTTAATTAATAGAAAAAATATAAATAGGGCATTAGTGATTCTAAAAAGCTTGGATGAAAATAATATACTACCCAGCGCGCTTGATATAGAAAATGTACGACTTCATACAAGAATCTTGTTAATTAAAGCTCGTTTAGCTAAATCACAACAAGAAAAGAATGCTTTATGTGAAAATGCAGCAACCACTCTAAATAAAATAAGTAAAAAAACTAAAAGTATAAATTTTACTTTCCCATTAATTCAGGCATATACCTGTTTAAATAAATCACACGAAATAGAAGCAACCATTGTTCCGGTAAAAAAACTGGGAATAATTAATTTTCAACTATAA